A window of Suncus etruscus isolate mSunEtr1 chromosome 4, mSunEtr1.pri.cur, whole genome shotgun sequence contains these coding sequences:
- the CEP44 gene encoding centrosomal protein of 44 kDa yields MAMATGDLKRSLRKLEQVLRLLNYPNEVDCVGLVKGDPAASLPIISYSLTSYSPYIAELLLDANTEVLAKNDLSFVDSVYKLLRDQFNYKPILTKKQFLQSGFAEWKIQVICDILNCVMKKHKELAGFEKIPTQQRKKISSSKPEPSNTCEKSSSESVGIDITGRFLTSGKKQVVVIRHLYNEDGSDVPDDSLTTIVNADKTFDMNDSKPSEIKKPEAEVSEVSVDLEDLNINAKITALQTTLTNCQEKLNKLTCLESRLNSLEEKLQGTVVVNEKSWANLLSRVTLLETELLLSKKKDESAKCNGMCENPASSGDVENQNPVSSKNTTSKNITVPSCGLSNFSEETSLQKMERMKKMFEETAELLKCSNH; encoded by the exons TTTGGTGAAGGGTGACCCGGCAGCCTCCCTGCCCATCATCAGCTATTCCCTCACCTCCTATTCGCCCTACATAGCAGAGCTGCTGCTGGATGCCAATACAGAAGTCCTTGCCAAGAATGACTTGTCCTTTGTCGATTCTGTTTACAag CTTCTTCGTGATCAGTTTAATTATAAGCCAATCTTGACGAAAAAGCAGTTTTTGCAGTCTGGATTTGCAGAATGGAAAATCCAAGTTATCTGTGATATTTTGAATTGTGTGATGAAAAAGCATAAGGAGTTGGCTGGTTTTGAGAAG ATCCCgacccaacaaagaaaaaaaatcagttccaGTAAGCCAGAACCTTCAAATACCTGTGAGAAATCATCTTCAGAATCTGTTGGCATTGATATCACGGGCAGGTTTTTGACTTCAGGAAAG AAGCAAGTGGTGGTGATCCGTCATTTGTATAATGAAGATGGTAGTGATGTTCCTGATGACTCCTTGACTACCATAGTGAATGCTGACAAAACATTTGATATGAATGACTCAAAACCTTCTGAAATAAAGAAACCTGAAGCTGAGGTCTCTGAAGTCAGTGTTGACCTAGAA GATTTAAACATTAATGCAAAGATTACAGCACTGCAGACTACACTTACCAATTGCCAAGAGAAGCTTAATAAACTGACATGTCTTGAGAGCAGATTAAACTCTTTGGAAGAAAAACTGCAAGGAACAGTGGTGGTGAACGAAAAGTCCTGGGCGAATCTTTTGAGTCGTGTCACCCTTCTTGAAACCGAGCTGCTTTTGTCTAAAAAG AAGGATGAATCTGCGAAGTGCAATGGAATGTGTGAAAACCCTGCTTCTAGTGGTGATGTGGAAAATCAGAACCCAG TTTCTTCAAAAAATACAACTTCGAAGAACATAACTGTTCCTTCCTGTGGTTTGAGCAATTTTTCAGAG gaaaCATCACTGCAGAAGATGGAAAGGATGAAGAAAAT gttTGAAGAAACTGCAGAGTTACTAAAATGCTCAAATCACTAA